A genomic stretch from Candidatus Nitrotoga arctica includes:
- a CDS encoding response regulator, protein MAKILVVEDNPANMKLAVLLLQKAGYSVLSAMDAEVGLTLAQTEQPDLILMDIQLPGMDGLVATALLKRNVATRTIPVIALTALAMKGDEERCRSAGCDGYIAKPLRYQKLLAEIKAQLAKRNYSLYSSMEPSKEESPP, encoded by the coding sequence ATGGCCAAAATACTGGTGGTCGAGGATAACCCCGCGAATATGAAACTGGCAGTACTTCTCTTGCAAAAAGCAGGTTACAGCGTGCTTAGCGCCATGGATGCGGAGGTTGGCTTGACATTAGCGCAAACTGAGCAACCCGACTTAATCCTGATGGATATCCAGCTGCCCGGCATGGACGGCTTGGTCGCTACAGCACTGCTCAAGCGGAACGTTGCCACGCGCACCATTCCGGTCATCGCACTTACCGCCTTAGCGATGAAAGGTGATGAGGAACGCTGCCGTAGCGCCGGTTGTGATGGATATATCGCCAAACCGTTGCGCTATCAGAAACTGTTGGCGGAGATCAAGGCACAGTTGGCGAAGCGTAATTATTCGTTATATTCTTCAATGGAACCGAGTAAAGAAGAAAGCCCACCATGA
- a CDS encoding Tar ligand binding domain-containing protein, producing the protein MIKNLTIKSRLIVTFFFIAVTLLGIESVSLFGMSKARDSLKTVYEDRIIALDQLTDIESLILQNRIAITASLVASTPDEIGINVAKLEKNEMEIDEIWEAYMATYLTPEEKILAAKFADDYKKFVTQSLNPAANALRANDLKKTSRIIVENMRPLYQPVGQGIKTLGKLQLSVTKQEYEEVQRRYDIIRNIIIATAIIGLGLAIWIGFMLVRAISRPLEDVVRIARGVAAGNLTQQIEVRSTNEIGQLMKALKEIHDNLVKVIGQIRDSEARTRAVLDNVDEGIIAINEGGMIEIFNPAAEQIFGYKGNEIIGKNASLLTREPSRDQHNGSLEWHQQLNKPTAPGVSREMVGVRKNGTNFPLEFKTREIRFNMGQLHIVVTRDLTASKHAEAEQKKHEQVQQRNVELEAASRMKSEFFSTMSHELRTPLNAIIGFSEVLKDGLMGDLTDEQRGYIGDILESGQHQLSLINDILDLSKVEAGKMILHLEPIDLPLLFSNSLSMVREKAAAQHIHLNLDIADGLGDIQADVRKVKQIVYNLLSNAVKFTPEGGDVALRARRVSRAQVGQLTGRWAGLSFPWSNNKITDFIEISVTDSGIGIANEDFERLFKPFSQIDSSLARKFEGTGLGLAIVKSLVELHGGTVTVESAEGQGTCFTLWLPLWTTEEAAAALTEEPADPVLPSPLRALRHSGEQVALVVEDDDRAAELIRIQLELLGIKAVRAISAEAAFNLAMQQPLALITLDILLPNMIGWEFLTRIKQIPALAHIPVVIISIMADRSMGLSLGASAVLQKPISRADLHDTLTDLGLHTSVQPKQPLTVLVVDDDPKAVEIIAIHLRDTGYTIVKAYGGREAIEAAYRLLPDLIVLDLVMPEVNGFDVVLALKNNPDTARIPILIVTSKQLTAEDRAALDPQVMKIMNKTVLSQGHFLNEVRWALMTRRKED; encoded by the coding sequence ATGATTAAAAATTTGACCATTAAATCGCGTTTGATCGTTACTTTTTTTTTCATTGCAGTCACCCTGCTAGGAATTGAGTCGGTTTCCCTGTTTGGAATGAGTAAAGCGAGAGACAGTCTGAAAACTGTTTATGAGGACCGCATCATTGCACTCGATCAGTTGACGGACATTGAATCGTTGATATTGCAAAACCGCATCGCCATAACGGCTAGCCTGGTGGCGTCGACGCCCGATGAAATTGGCATTAATGTTGCAAAGCTGGAAAAGAATGAAATGGAGATTGACGAGATATGGGAAGCCTACATGGCCACCTATCTAACGCCCGAAGAAAAGATACTGGCGGCAAAATTTGCCGATGACTACAAAAAATTCGTTACCCAGAGTCTAAATCCAGCAGCAAATGCTTTACGGGCTAACGACTTAAAGAAAACGAGCCGAATCATCGTAGAAAATATGCGCCCCCTCTACCAACCAGTTGGGCAAGGAATCAAGACACTTGGCAAGCTGCAATTAAGTGTGACTAAGCAGGAATATGAAGAGGTACAGAGACGCTACGATATTATTCGCAACATTATCATCGCTACAGCAATCATTGGCCTGGGGTTGGCTATATGGATTGGCTTTATGCTTGTCCGTGCCATTTCCCGGCCGTTAGAAGACGTAGTGAGGATTGCTCGGGGTGTTGCCGCAGGCAATTTAACGCAGCAAATCGAAGTCCGCTCAACAAATGAAATTGGCCAGCTGATGAAAGCCCTGAAAGAAATACACGATAATCTGGTGAAGGTCATCGGCCAAATACGTGACAGCGAAGCGCGTACCCGTGCAGTGCTGGACAACGTAGATGAAGGCATCATTGCAATTAACGAAGGCGGTATGATCGAAATCTTCAACCCGGCCGCGGAGCAGATTTTTGGCTACAAAGGAAACGAGATTATTGGTAAAAATGCCAGCCTGCTGACGCGGGAGCCAAGCCGAGATCAGCATAATGGTTCTCTTGAATGGCATCAGCAGTTGAACAAACCCACGGCTCCTGGAGTGAGCAGGGAAATGGTGGGCGTGCGCAAGAACGGCACAAATTTTCCGCTGGAATTCAAAACGCGTGAAATCCGCTTCAATATGGGGCAGCTTCATATTGTGGTGACCAGGGATTTGACCGCCAGCAAACACGCAGAGGCAGAACAGAAAAAGCATGAGCAGGTACAACAGAGGAATGTTGAGTTGGAAGCGGCTAGCCGAATGAAATCGGAATTTTTCTCTACGATGTCGCACGAACTAAGAACACCGCTTAACGCCATTATCGGTTTTTCTGAAGTACTCAAGGATGGCCTGATGGGCGATCTGACTGATGAACAACGTGGCTACATAGGTGACATTTTAGAGAGCGGCCAGCATCAACTATCTCTAATCAACGATATCCTGGATCTATCAAAAGTGGAAGCCGGCAAGATGATCCTCCACCTGGAACCGATCGATCTGCCCTTACTATTCTCCAATAGCCTGTCTATGGTCAGGGAGAAAGCTGCTGCCCAGCACATCCACCTCAATTTGGATATCGCCGATGGGCTGGGTGATATCCAGGCAGACGTACGCAAGGTCAAGCAAATCGTTTATAACCTGCTATCTAACGCAGTCAAGTTTACTCCCGAAGGCGGCGATGTAGCCCTGCGTGCCCGCCGCGTGTCGCGCGCCCAAGTCGGTCAACTAACCGGTCGATGGGCGGGGCTGAGCTTCCCTTGGAGTAACAACAAAATTACGGATTTCATCGAAATCAGCGTTACCGACAGCGGCATCGGCATCGCCAATGAAGATTTTGAACGGCTGTTCAAACCTTTCAGTCAGATTGATAGCAGCCTGGCGCGCAAATTCGAAGGGACGGGATTAGGTTTGGCGATAGTAAAGAGTCTCGTTGAACTGCATGGCGGCACAGTGACGGTGGAAAGCGCCGAGGGCCAAGGCACCTGCTTCACGCTCTGGCTGCCGCTATGGACAACGGAGGAAGCGGCTGCCGCACTGACCGAAGAACCAGCCGATCCGGTCCTTCCGTCACCATTGAGGGCGCTCCGCCATTCAGGAGAGCAGGTCGCCTTGGTGGTGGAAGATGACGACCGGGCGGCCGAGTTAATCCGCATCCAACTAGAATTGTTAGGTATCAAGGCAGTGCGCGCCATTAGTGCTGAGGCTGCATTCAACCTCGCCATGCAACAGCCACTGGCATTAATCACGTTGGACATTTTGTTGCCAAACATGATTGGTTGGGAATTCCTCACTCGCATCAAACAAATTCCTGCTCTGGCTCATATACCGGTGGTGATTATTTCTATTATGGCAGACCGCAGCATGGGTTTATCCCTCGGTGCATCGGCAGTGCTCCAGAAGCCAATCAGCCGTGCGGATTTGCATGATACGCTGACCGATCTTGGCCTGCATACGTCAGTACAACCCAAACAGCCGCTAACAGTATTAGTAGTGGATGACGATCCCAAGGCAGTGGAAATCATTGCCATCCATCTGCGGGATACTGGCTACACGATAGTTAAAGCCTATGGTGGGCGTGAGGCGATTGAGGCGGCGTACCGTTTGTTGCCTGACCTGATCGTGCTCGACCTGGTAATGCCGGAAGTGAATGGTTTTGACGTGGTGCTGGCACTTAAAAACAACCCTGACACTGCGCGTATCCCGATTCTGATCGTTACCTCCAAACAACTCACTGCCGAGGACCGTGCGGCGCTTGATCCTCAGGTAATGAAAATCATGAACAAGACCGTATTAAGCCAAGGCCACTTCCTCAACGAGGTACGGTGGGCACTGATGACTCGTCGGAAGGAAGACTAA
- a CDS encoding dihydroorotase, whose protein sequence is MNIQIKNGHLIDPKNKIDGLCDLFIVAGKVAAVGSAPAGFVAQQVIDATGLVVAPGLIDLAARLREPGYEYKATLESEMDAAVAGGITTLACPPDTDPPLDEPGLVEMLKYRARELNKARVYPVGALTYGLRGAELTEMAELADAGCIAFSQADAALTDTRVLMRAMQYAATFGFSVWLRPQDSFLARDGVAHDGEVATRLGLPAIPVCAETIALSTMLQLARETGVRLHICRISSAEGVALVRAAKQQGLTLTCDVSANHVHLSEMDIGFFDANCYLVPPLRSQRDRDALHAGLLDGSIDAICSDHTPVDEDAKQLPFAEAEAGATGLELLLPLVLKWAKQGRRALADGLAKITLHPARILGLDAGHLSVGAAADVCVFDPEVYWKIEPAALKSQGKNTPFFGMELQGRVRYTLVDGQLVYQSKASQ, encoded by the coding sequence ATGAATATCCAAATTAAGAACGGGCATTTAATTGATCCGAAAAATAAGATTGATGGCCTCTGCGATTTATTTATCGTGGCTGGTAAAGTAGCTGCTGTGGGCAGCGCGCCAGCAGGTTTTGTGGCACAACAGGTGATTGATGCAACAGGTCTTGTGGTTGCTCCCGGCTTGATCGATCTTGCCGCACGTCTGCGCGAACCGGGTTACGAATACAAGGCCACGCTTGAATCCGAGATGGATGCAGCAGTAGCAGGCGGCATCACGACACTGGCATGCCCACCGGATACCGATCCGCCACTGGATGAACCGGGTCTGGTAGAGATGCTCAAGTATCGCGCTCGTGAATTGAATAAAGCGCGTGTTTATCCGGTAGGTGCGCTGACCTATGGGCTGAGAGGTGCGGAACTTACCGAGATGGCTGAACTCGCCGATGCCGGTTGTATCGCCTTCAGTCAAGCCGATGCTGCGCTTACTGACACTCGTGTGCTGATGCGCGCCATGCAATATGCCGCCACCTTTGGTTTCAGTGTTTGGTTGCGCCCGCAGGACAGCTTCCTTGCACGCGACGGTGTGGCGCATGATGGTGAAGTGGCGACACGTCTGGGCTTACCCGCCATTCCGGTGTGTGCGGAGACCATTGCGCTGTCCACCATGTTGCAATTAGCGCGTGAGACCGGTGTGCGACTGCACATCTGTCGCATCTCCAGTGCAGAAGGGGTGGCACTGGTGCGTGCCGCCAAACAACAGGGGCTGACGCTTACCTGCGATGTGTCTGCCAACCATGTACACCTGTCCGAAATGGATATCGGTTTCTTTGATGCCAACTGCTACTTGGTACCACCATTGCGCAGTCAGCGCGATCGCGATGCTTTGCATGCCGGTTTGCTCGATGGGTCAATAGACGCAATTTGTTCCGATCACACGCCTGTGGACGAGGATGCCAAGCAACTGCCTTTCGCCGAGGCCGAAGCAGGAGCTACCGGACTGGAATTACTGCTACCCTTGGTGCTCAAATGGGCGAAACAGGGCCGTCGTGCGCTCGCCGATGGGCTCGCCAAGATTACACTACATCCTGCGCGTATATTGGGTCTGGACGCTGGGCATCTGTCTGTCGGAGCCGCTGCCGATGTGTGCGTGTTCGATCCCGAAGTGTACTGGAAGATTGAACCTGCGGCATTGAAAAGCCAAGGTAAAAATACTCCATTCTTCGGTATGGAGTTGCAGGGTCGCGTGCGCTATACCTTGGTTGATGGGCAACTTGTTTACCAATCAAAGGCTAGTCAATAG
- a CDS encoding aspartate carbamoyltransferase catalytic subunit, giving the protein MNNPQLNKHGELQHLLSTEGLPAPILRGILDRAASFMSLDEGRDIKKLPLLHGKSIFNIFFENSTRTRTTFEIAAKRLSADVVNLNIGSSSASKGETLLDTVDNLCAMHADMFVVRHSASGAAHLIAKHVAPEIHVINAGDGRHAHPTQALLDMFTIRHYKKEFHNLRVAIVGDILHSRVARSQIHALTTLGVPEVRVIAPKTLLPSCVDKLGVQVYHDMAQGLRDVDVVMMLRLQNERMQDAVLPSAQEYFKYYGLTQEKLILAKTDAIVMHPGPMNRGVEIDSSVADGTQSVILPQVTFGIAVRMAVMSTLAGVG; this is encoded by the coding sequence ATGAATAATCCACAACTCAATAAACATGGCGAACTACAGCACTTGCTCTCTACTGAGGGATTGCCCGCACCTATCCTGCGCGGTATTTTAGACAGAGCGGCTTCCTTTATGAGTCTGGATGAAGGTCGCGACATTAAAAAACTACCATTACTGCACGGCAAATCAATATTCAACATATTTTTCGAAAATAGCACCCGCACTCGTACTACTTTCGAGATTGCTGCCAAGCGTCTTTCGGCCGATGTAGTCAACTTGAACATTGGTTCTTCCTCCGCCAGTAAAGGTGAAACTTTGCTTGATACGGTTGATAATTTATGTGCCATGCACGCTGACATGTTCGTAGTGCGCCACTCTGCGAGTGGCGCAGCTCACCTCATCGCCAAACACGTTGCGCCGGAAATCCATGTTATTAATGCCGGTGACGGGCGCCATGCGCACCCAACACAAGCGCTGCTCGACATGTTCACCATTCGTCATTACAAGAAAGAGTTTCATAACCTGCGGGTGGCTATCGTCGGCGATATATTGCATTCGCGCGTGGCGCGTTCACAAATTCATGCACTGACCACGTTGGGGGTGCCGGAAGTTCGCGTTATCGCCCCCAAGACATTATTACCAAGCTGCGTCGATAAACTCGGGGTGCAGGTGTATCACGACATGGCGCAAGGCTTACGTGATGTGGATGTGGTGATGATGTTGCGCTTGCAGAACGAGCGTATGCAGGACGCGGTGTTGCCCAGCGCACAAGAATATTTCAAGTACTATGGTCTCACCCAGGAAAAATTGATACTAGCCAAAACGGATGCCATCGTGATGCACCCGGGGCCGATGAATCGTGGTGTGGAGATCGATTCCAGCGTTGCGGATGGAACACAATCGGTAATCTTGCCACAAGTCACTTTTGGCATTGCGGTACGCATGGCGGTAATGAGTACCTTGGCGGGAGTTGGGTGA
- the ruvX gene encoding Holliday junction resolvase RuvX, with protein sequence MHHSQSMQDMPDEGMAITVHGILLGFDFGTKRIGVAVGNSISCTARPLTTLHGEHNGQRFAAIGELIREWEPSALVVGLPSHDDGTPHELTRLCRRFAQRLKGRFDLPTILVDERYTSTAASSQLNEMGVRGIKQKPLLDQVAAQQILQAYFDEPAIEQIP encoded by the coding sequence ATGCATCACTCTCAGAGTATGCAGGACATGCCTGACGAGGGCATGGCTATCACGGTACACGGTATTTTACTGGGATTTGATTTTGGCACTAAACGCATCGGCGTGGCGGTGGGCAATTCAATTTCTTGCACCGCACGACCACTAACAACCTTGCATGGCGAACATAATGGGCAGCGCTTTGCTGCCATCGGTGAGCTTATCCGTGAATGGGAGCCGTCTGCACTAGTAGTGGGGTTACCCAGTCATGATGATGGCACGCCACACGAACTAACCCGCTTATGTCGCCGTTTCGCTCAGCGCCTCAAGGGGCGCTTTGATTTGCCTACCATTTTAGTGGACGAACGATATACTTCCACTGCTGCAAGTTCGCAGCTGAACGAGATGGGTGTACGGGGTATCAAGCAAAAACCGCTGCTCGACCAAGTCGCGGCGCAGCAAATTTTGCAAGCCTATTTTGATGAGCCCGCGATAGAACAAATTCCATGA
- a CDS encoding YqgE/AlgH family protein, with translation MSQLDFRHHFLIAMPAMADSSFAKTLVYICEHNEQGALGIIVNRPTNLTLSELFEQTKIPMGEFESSSMPVYFGGPVQTDRGFVLHKPVGQWQSTLAINDNLGLTTSRDILLAVGAGLEPKNLLLTLGYSGWAQGQLEHELTQNAWLTVPASEHILFELPSEERLLAAMALLGVDYASLSEYAGHA, from the coding sequence ATGTCACAACTTGATTTCAGACATCATTTTCTCATTGCCATGCCAGCCATGGCAGATTCTTCTTTTGCCAAGACACTTGTTTACATTTGTGAACACAATGAACAAGGTGCATTGGGCATTATAGTGAACCGCCCGACCAATCTCACACTTAGCGAGTTGTTCGAGCAGACTAAAATTCCGATGGGTGAGTTTGAATCAAGTAGCATGCCGGTGTATTTTGGCGGGCCGGTGCAGACTGACCGGGGTTTTGTATTACATAAACCGGTGGGTCAATGGCAATCTACTCTGGCCATAAACGACAATCTTGGTCTGACAACCTCCAGGGATATTCTGCTAGCGGTAGGTGCAGGATTAGAACCCAAAAACCTGCTGCTGACCTTGGGCTATTCCGGCTGGGCGCAGGGGCAATTAGAGCATGAATTAACACAAAACGCCTGGCTCACTGTGCCAGCTTCTGAACACATTTTATTCGAGCTGCCTTCAGAGGAACGCTTGCTTGCTGCAATGGCGCTGCTGGGAGTAGATTATGCATCACTCTCAGAGTATGCAGGACATGCCTGA
- the metF gene encoding methylenetetrahydrofolate reductase [NAD(P)H] — translation MTNSKSFSFEFFPPQTQEGANKLAATRKQLAVLKPAFFSVTFGAGGSTRERTLEAVQQIKADGYEAAPHLSCVGSTRENIRAILHTYKNMGIKRIVALRGDLPSGMATSGEFHYANELVSFTRAETGEHFHIEVAAYPEFHPQAKSPRDDLLNFKRKVMAGANSAITQYFYSADGYFRFIEECRKMGVTLPIVPGIMPIMKFSQLARFSDACGAEIPRSIRKILESYGDDTESVQSFGLDVVTQLCERLLAGGAPGLHFYTLNQSAPSLEIWKRLGL, via the coding sequence ATGACAAACTCTAAATCATTTAGTTTTGAATTCTTTCCACCACAAACACAAGAAGGTGCAAACAAACTCGCCGCCACACGCAAACAATTAGCAGTACTCAAACCCGCATTTTTCTCGGTCACCTTTGGTGCGGGCGGCTCCACGCGTGAGCGCACCTTGGAAGCGGTACAACAGATTAAAGCCGATGGCTATGAAGCCGCGCCTCATTTGTCTTGCGTCGGCTCTACACGTGAGAACATCCGCGCGATTTTGCACACCTACAAAAATATGGGGATCAAGCGCATCGTAGCACTGCGTGGCGACTTGCCCTCCGGGATGGCCACTTCTGGCGAATTCCACTATGCCAATGAGTTGGTATCGTTCACTCGCGCCGAGACTGGCGAACACTTCCATATCGAGGTGGCAGCCTATCCAGAATTCCATCCGCAAGCGAAATCGCCGCGCGATGATCTGTTAAACTTTAAGCGCAAAGTAATGGCCGGAGCAAATTCCGCCATTACCCAATATTTCTATAGTGCCGACGGTTACTTCCGTTTTATTGAGGAGTGTCGCAAAATGGGCGTCACCCTTCCCATCGTGCCCGGCATAATGCCCATTATGAAATTTTCACAGTTAGCGCGCTTCTCCGATGCATGCGGCGCAGAAATTCCGCGCTCGATACGAAAAATATTGGAAAGCTATGGCGATGACACCGAATCTGTACAGTCATTCGGCCTTGATGTTGTCACGCAACTATGCGAACGCCTGCTCGCCGGTGGTGCGCCGGGCCTTCATTTTTATACGCTTAACCAATCTGCTCCTTCGTTGGAAATATGGAAACGCCTAGGCCTTTAA
- a CDS encoding phage holin family protein, with the protein MRLILIWIFNAIALLAVAYLLPGIHVDGFISALIAAVLLGLINTLLRPLLILLTLPVTVLSLGLFILVINGLLFWFAGSVLKGFEVNGFWAGVMGALLYSAFSFVLSLFLRKKVS; encoded by the coding sequence ATGCGACTCATCTTGATCTGGATTTTCAATGCAATAGCACTGCTAGCGGTTGCTTACCTGTTGCCAGGTATTCATGTGGATGGTTTTATCTCCGCATTAATTGCTGCAGTGTTACTGGGCCTCATTAATACGCTTCTGCGGCCCCTACTGATTCTGCTTACCCTGCCAGTCACCGTTCTATCACTTGGGCTGTTCATCCTTGTCATAAACGGTTTGCTATTCTGGTTTGCCGGTTCGGTGCTGAAAGGTTTCGAAGTCAATGGCTTTTGGGCAGGTGTGATGGGTGCGTTGTTATATAGTGCTTTCTCCTTTGTACTATCACTGTTCCTGCGAAAAAAAGTTTCCTAG
- the ahcY gene encoding adenosylhomocysteinase, with protein sequence MNAVTNAGFTDYKIADINLAPWGRKEIAIAETEMPGLMAIREEYAGAQPLRGARIAGSLHMTIQTAVLIETLKALGAEVRWASCNIYSTQDHAASAIAVGGTPVFAIKGESLEEYWEYTHRIFEWSNDNHANMILDDGGDATLLLHLGARAEIDTSLISKPTSEEETFLYAAIKQRLATQPGWYSKRLAAIKGVTEETTTGVHRLYQMHARGELKFPGINVNDSVTKSKFDNLYGCRESLVDGIKRATDVMIAGKIAVIAGYGDVGKGSAQAMRALSAQVWVTEIDPICALQAAMEGYRVVTMDYAAEHGDIFVTCTGNYHVITHEHMKRMKNQAIVCNIGHFDNEIDVASLKSYTWDNIKPQVDHIIFPAIDGKPGKRIILLAEGRLVNLGCGTGHPSYVMSSSFANQTIAQIELWSEAEKGTGKYPIGVYTLPKHLDEKVAVLQLKKLNAQLSTLTDQQATYIGVPKEGPYKSDHYRY encoded by the coding sequence ATGAACGCCGTTACCAACGCTGGATTTACCGACTATAAAATTGCCGACATCAATCTTGCTCCTTGGGGACGCAAGGAAATTGCCATTGCCGAAACTGAAATGCCGGGCTTGATGGCGATTCGCGAAGAATATGCAGGTGCACAACCATTGCGCGGTGCACGCATTGCCGGTTCGCTCCATATGACCATCCAGACTGCCGTACTGATTGAAACCCTGAAAGCCTTGGGAGCAGAGGTACGCTGGGCTTCCTGCAATATATACTCCACCCAGGATCATGCGGCATCAGCCATAGCCGTAGGTGGTACACCGGTATTTGCAATCAAGGGCGAATCACTTGAAGAGTATTGGGAATACACCCATCGCATCTTCGAATGGTCTAACGACAATCACGCCAACATGATTCTGGACGATGGTGGCGATGCGACCTTATTGTTGCATCTGGGCGCGCGTGCCGAAATAGATACGTCGCTTATCAGCAAGCCCACTTCGGAAGAAGAAACTTTTCTATATGCGGCTATCAAACAACGCCTTGCTACGCAGCCTGGCTGGTATTCCAAACGCTTGGCGGCAATTAAAGGGGTGACAGAAGAAACTACAACCGGCGTGCATCGTCTGTACCAAATGCATGCGCGCGGCGAACTGAAATTTCCTGGTATTAACGTCAACGATTCAGTTACCAAGTCCAAGTTTGACAACCTGTACGGTTGCCGAGAATCGCTGGTAGATGGCATTAAACGTGCAACCGATGTAATGATTGCGGGAAAGATTGCTGTTATTGCGGGTTACGGAGATGTGGGGAAAGGCTCGGCACAAGCAATGCGCGCACTGTCTGCCCAAGTTTGGGTAACGGAAATTGATCCGATTTGCGCGTTGCAAGCTGCCATGGAAGGCTATCGTGTCGTTACCATGGATTACGCTGCTGAACATGGCGACATTTTCGTGACCTGCACCGGTAACTATCATGTGATCACTCATGAGCATATGAAGAGAATGAAGAATCAGGCCATCGTGTGTAATATTGGCCATTTCGACAACGAAATCGATGTTGCCTCGCTAAAGTCTTACACTTGGGATAACATCAAACCACAAGTCGATCACATCATTTTCCCCGCAATAGATGGCAAACCCGGCAAACGCATCATTCTGCTGGCCGAAGGCCGCTTGGTGAATCTGGGTTGCGGCACGGGCCATCCTTCTTATGTAATGAGCTCCTCATTTGCCAATCAGACCATCGCCCAGATCGAGCTATGGAGCGAGGCAGAAAAGGGCACCGGCAAATATCCGATCGGCGTATATACCTTGCCCAAACATCTTGATGAAAAAGTGGCGGTACTGCAATTGAAGAAACTTAATGCGCAACTGAGTACACTCACAGACCAACAAGCTACTTACATTGGGGTGCCTAAGGAAGGGCCTTACAAGTCGGATCATTATCGCTACTAA